tgggggagaggaggagtttGATGGGGGAAATCCTGTTCGTTGCAGGTTGTGGAACTTTTTGCTGCTCTCCCGTGTCCCCTTCTTAAAACGTCACACACgctggtcaaacacacacagttcctcCATCGCACGGGTGATTCTCTGAGGACGCACCAggaaacaaaaatcacatttattaccacaATAAAATCTACATCTACGGGTTGAACATGAACTTAAACGATGCTTAACGAGGACTCAACCATTTGGGACGTCTCTACGTTGACATGTATTTATAAAGAGTCCGATTTACCTATGTCAGCTTCTTGGCTTTGTTGTAAAGTGAATCCACGACTTTGCTCATGTTCTGAATTGTTTCCAAAGCGGCTCCGTACGTCTTGTCCACCGGGGGCTCGTCGAATATGATCAAGACGCCTTCGCCTTGGTCCAGAATTCCTGCATCGGGGTCATAAAGTTCATATTTAACAGGATTCACGTGCTGCCTGTTTAGTGCATCTATCTGATATTTGACTTTTACAATTACCGTGAAACTTTGTGTCCAGAATCATCTGTGATAATTTCCTCTCAACGTCCCCCTGTCAAGAGAAGATTCACGATTAAACTCACATCTAAAAGACACAGGACACTTTTATTCCTCAAGACGCAAAGATACTCACGTTTGACAGTTTGATTAGACCTGATATGTGTCCTATCTGCAAACAGAAGGAGAAGCGAATCagataaaggttttaaatcTGGGAGATTTTCTggtgacattaaaacaaatgtctgaatGTTAAGATTTAGGATCCAATGATGCATGAAGCAACACTTCACTCTAACATGTGTTAGTGGAAAAATCCAGTTTAAACTAATTTTACTTTAGTGATGGGTCCtgcaataggtcaagctgatAGAGAGCGCTCCCTGCTGGATCATGAGGGAAACTACAGGCCGTCTGATTTGAATTCACATTAGACTTTGAATGTGATCTTTTCTCCTAACgacatatttcattattttttttaataaacagagaCAACTCTACAGGATGATTGCTCACCTGTACTCTGGAAAAGGGCTCAATGACTCGGATGAGGTTCTGCTCCAGCAGGTTGTCGTACAGTGTGGCCATGTGAGTGTTGATGATTGGGTCGTCGCTCAGTTCTGCTTTATACTCTGTTAGGGCCTGAGAGACACAAAACTTTGACTTTAAATACTGTTACAGTATCAGAATCAGTTATACTTCTGATTGGACAAAACCTTGCTTTCCAATATGCAATAACGATAGTAAAGTGTACGTCAGTAAGCGGTAAAAAGCCTAAAGAGAAAACCAAAAGGACGGAGAAGATTCTTACCGTTTCAAAGTCTGCTAATGATCTGTTCTTACTGGCCTGGGCGACACTTTTCATTGCATCTGTCTGAACagataaagaggagaaagaaaatgtaagttTCAATCTACAGGAATAAAAGATGAATGCAACTGTTGAAACCCTCTGAGGGCAACGGTCTGATGTCTCTGAAAACCCCAGAATACACGTTACACAGCGTCCAGTCTGTCACTTGCCTGTCGGCCGGAGTGTCGCAGGCCCAGTTTACCACTGATCAGGGACGGTACCTCCTCTGGtctggaagaaagaaagagaaacgaACAATCAAATATATGTATCACCAGTTAGGATTCAAAGGCCCCATTTGAATATAATTgtggtttgaaaatgaaactttaagAGCGACTCACAGGTTCAGAACAATTTTGCACAGCAGCATGTATTTGAGAGCTGTGACGGCTCTGGGGTGGTCGACGGAGTCGTAGCCCTCGAAGGCCTCAAAGAAGTAGGAGTAGGCCGTCTTCCAGTCCTTCTCCTCGGCCGCGTGGATGATTCCTGAGACCGAGAGAACACAGAGCGATCGTTATCATCGACAGCCACAACAAGTCAGACAGAAACTTCAAGTCAACAGAAACTACACAACTGTGTGAGATTCTCATTTATATTAAAACCTTTGTTGACTTTACActtaacattttacaaactaCTGTTAAGAATGAGTTGCTTCGTGGATGTTTTGTTGTCGTTatgaaatcaatatttaaaaaattctTTAgagtgaaacaaacatttactcTAAACCAACGTGACATCGGTTTAAAAACGTTTCTTCACACTTCTTGAAATAAAAGACAGGTAGAAGTGAAAAGCATCTAATGTGTAATAACCGTAAGATGATAGAAACGTAATTCTGCACACTGAGTCCAGGTTCATGTAGCGCCATCCAGTGGACGTATCAAGCAACTGACGACAAGGATTGTTTTTCTACAAAATGTGCTATGTAAACTTTGCAGGTGAGAACAGCAAACACGTCTGACCTGACTGCATGTCCAGCGCTGCCTGGAGCTTTGGAGGACAGTAAATGGCGTTGGCGGTGGTCCTGGCGGAGGTGAGGGCGGCACGGGCCTTCGGGAGGTTACTGAGTGCGTGGTACGTCTTACTTTCCAGCAGCTGAACCTCAACCAGGAGAGctttgtcatccatctttttcaGCTCCCCGAGCAACTGGGTACCtgaggcagagaaagaagaCACTTTATAAACAGCTGGGGGGGCATAAATGTGCAATTATATTACAATTTTATCTACCAGAGTGAAATGTGTTGAATTTTGGGaacaataaaagacacattttgaaagTATTTGTGTTTCTTGACGGACCAGAAAACGCCTGCGTGGCGTCCATGCTTGTTAAATACCGTGCGTCAGAGCCAATAACAACATCTGCCTTCAAATGTTGATGTTTACTACAAGTCCTGTTTCTAAGAACTCACCGAGTGCCAAGGCCTCCTGGTATCGTTTGGTGTCGAAATACAGTGAGATGAGCCGAGTctaaaagaagagaggaagccGTGAGACAAGCAGAGTCTGACTCTTCACAGAGAAGCGACCAGGACAGTTTGTTTATTGATCCGTGCAGACACATGTTGTGCTCGTTTttcctatttatttatcttttaaacacattttacatctaaatacagagatggaaaaaacaaaaatccaaattGACATTAGCGTCTCTTGTGGTCACTTTCCTCAGACAAACATCTAATTGATGTATTTAAGTTTACTCATTTGGCCTCACCCACACCAGCGGTGATTCACATCTATTGACTGTGCAACAATGTGACTGAAACCACAGCGTCTCCCACTCCGTGAGTCAGATGTTGAATCTGATCCTTCACACAGCAGCTATATTTGGAGagattgcttttgttttcactaTCATTACAACATAATTGTTGCTGCATGTCAGCGCTAACtgaggtgaggggaggaggaggcatcCATCAGATGTGGGGGATTCCATCTATGGCAACTGGACAATTTATAGTAAGTGCTTTCCAGCACATGGGCTGTTTCTGGTTGAAGGATGACGGCAGCTAGTGGGAGAATTAGCTCTGGCAGCGAGGCGTGCTGACAGTGCAGCATTTTCAGAAAACACTCAACGGTGCAGTATGTATTCTGAGGATTATATGACATTTAGATGGTTTGTGCATTTAACACCATTGTGAAAGCACAAAGAAACATCTCCTCACCTCCAGACCCTGTCGTAGGAAGGTCCTCTTCTCGGCCTTGGCCCAGTCAATGCATTCAAGACACAGC
This is a stretch of genomic DNA from Hippoglossus stenolepis isolate QCI-W04-F060 chromosome 21, HSTE1.2, whole genome shotgun sequence. It encodes these proteins:
- the psmd11b gene encoding 26S proteasome non-ATPase regulatory subunit 11B, producing the protein MAAAAVVEFQRAQSLVSTDRDASIDILHSIVRRDIQENDEEAVKVKEQSILELGTLLAKTGQAAELGGLLKFVRPFLISISKAKAARLVRSLLDLFLDMEAATGQEVELCLECIDWAKAEKRTFLRQGLETRLISLYFDTKRYQEALALGTQLLGELKKMDDKALLVEVQLLESKTYHALSNLPKARAALTSARTTANAIYCPPKLQAALDMQSGIIHAAEEKDWKTAYSYFFEAFEGYDSVDHPRAVTALKYMLLCKIVLNLPEEVPSLISGKLGLRHSGRQTDAMKSVAQASKNRSLADFETALTEYKAELSDDPIINTHMATLYDNLLEQNLIRVIEPFSRVQIGHISGLIKLSNGDVERKLSQMILDTKFHGILDQGEGVLIIFDEPPVDKTYGAALETIQNMSKVVDSLYNKAKKLT